CGCTCGCAGAGCAGGATATTCTCGCAGCCGGCCCCGGCTAATTTGGTTACGACGTGCTGCATGTCCCAAGGAGCCATGAACTGGCCCTTTTTCACGTTCACGGCGCGACCGGTCGCGGCGGCAGCCAGCAACAGATCGGTCTGCCGGGCCAGGAAGGCCGGGATCTGCAACAGCGCGCAAACCTCGGCGGCGGCCGCTGCCTGGTGCGACTCGTGAATGTCGGTCGTCACCGGCAGGCCCGTCTCGCGGCGCACGCGATCGAGCATCGCCAGCCCTTCGTCGATGCCGGGACCGCGGCGGGCGTCGGCACTAGTGCGATTCGCCTTGTCGAACGAGGCCTTGAAGACGAGTGAGACCTTGTGGCGCACGGCGATGGCCTGGAGCCGGCCGGCGATCTGTTGCGCCAACTCGAGCGATTCGAGCACGCAGGGGCCCGCGATCAACAACAGCGGCTCGCCGGGACCGCAGCGATAGGGTCCGATGTTGGCAGGCAGGTTCGGCACGCGGCATAGACTCGCAGGGCAAGCGGCCGTCGGCCAACGGACCGCAGAATAAGAGAAAGTAGTCCCGCGCGGCATCATAGCGTTGCGCGCGTCGGTCGCGTAGACAGCCGGCTCGATCGGCAACGCAACCGATTGCGAGATATCGCGTT
This sequence is a window from Pirellulales bacterium. Protein-coding genes within it:
- the kdsA gene encoding 3-deoxy-8-phosphooctulonate synthase, with amino-acid sequence MPRGTTFSYSAVRWPTAACPASLCRVPNLPANIGPYRCGPGEPLLLIAGPCVLESLELAQQIAGRLQAIAVRHKVSLVFKASFDKANRTSADARRGPGIDEGLAMLDRVRRETGLPVTTDIHESHQAAAAAEVCALLQIPAFLARQTDLLLAAAATGRAVNVKKGQFMAPWDMQHVVTKLAGAGCENILLCERGTFFGYGRLVNDMRAIPQMQALGVPVVFDATHSVQEPGGLGHATGGNRAMVEPLARAATAIGVDGLFFETHPTPETSPSDGPNMIPLDEFEGVIERLLRIRAAAGGVV